The Methanolacinia petrolearia DSM 11571 genome has a segment encoding these proteins:
- a CDS encoding radical SAM/SPASM domain-containing protein, with product MIKIKNSMYNIYLPGTDTGEYFLFNSFQGSIAVIDDAVKNSLLHRDLSSFDDDYIAALHQNGFIVEDGKDEFLAYENSFRSRVMDPGEYEFCICLTERCNLACSYCGSGERGRGRSFENETIDRAISFIKEETSASRRKNLNIRVFGGEPLLEYNILIKLLSELKEWAVSRGTGFYAALITNGTMLSGEKIGELSPFVSVVQLTLEGSREYHDKIRKNIDGSGTYDTIAGAVKDCIEAGIKVLLRIHVSKENSEGLDDLFFDLKERDFGTNEVGLSVSPLLFGSSICRFHPFQCSIGNDHGAPLYEAWRLAMKHGLNPLLKPMSNHIMPGCPFKNFYSAIIDPSGGIHRCLKQAGRETECNESLCGNIFDDPSSAGDVEKKDEPLKREFNLPACESCSYLPLCDGGCQGIRFVDENFSPGDYCRAVKEITNERIYSYIGQIRR from the coding sequence ATGATTAAAATTAAAAACTCGATGTACAACATATATCTTCCCGGAACTGATACGGGAGAATATTTCTTATTCAACTCCTTTCAGGGATCTATAGCGGTAATTGATGATGCGGTGAAAAATTCCCTGCTACACAGGGACCTCAGCTCCTTTGATGATGATTATATTGCAGCACTGCATCAGAACGGTTTCATCGTGGAAGATGGGAAGGATGAATTTCTTGCTTACGAGAACAGTTTTCGTTCAAGAGTCATGGACCCGGGCGAATATGAATTCTGCATCTGTCTTACCGAACGATGCAACCTGGCGTGCAGCTATTGCGGATCGGGGGAAAGGGGAAGAGGCCGTTCATTTGAAAATGAGACTATCGACAGGGCGATATCTTTTATAAAAGAAGAGACCTCTGCAAGCAGGCGGAAAAATCTCAATATAAGAGTCTTCGGCGGCGAACCGCTCCTGGAATATAATATTTTAATAAAACTGCTCAGCGAACTGAAAGAATGGGCCGTCTCCCGTGGTACCGGTTTTTATGCCGCCCTGATAACCAACGGAACAATGCTTTCAGGGGAAAAGATCGGTGAACTCTCGCCTTTTGTCAGTGTCGTGCAGCTAACTCTTGAGGGTTCGCGTGAGTATCATGATAAAATAAGAAAAAACATTGACGGAAGCGGGACTTATGATACGATCGCCGGAGCAGTGAAGGACTGTATTGAAGCGGGAATAAAGGTACTCCTGCGAATCCATGTTTCAAAAGAGAATTCCGAAGGACTGGATGATCTCTTCTTTGATCTAAAAGAACGCGACTTTGGCACGAATGAAGTAGGACTGTCAGTCAGCCCTCTTCTTTTCGGAAGCTCCATATGCAGATTCCATCCTTTCCAGTGCAGCATTGGTAACGATCACGGAGCCCCCCTGTACGAGGCATGGAGGCTGGCGATGAAACACGGACTTAACCCGTTATTAAAACCCATGAGCAACCATATCATGCCCGGCTGCCCGTTCAAAAATTTTTATTCTGCAATAATAGATCCATCCGGCGGGATTCACAGGTGCCTGAAGCAGGCAGGAAGAGAGACGGAATGCAATGAAAGTCTTTGCGGCAATATTTTCGACGATCCATCATCGGCCGGTGACGTTGAAAAGAAAGATGAGCCTCTCAAAAGGGAGTTCAACCTCCCGGCGTGTGAAAGCTGCTCTTATCTTCCTCTCTGCGACGGCGGATGCCAGGGCATCCGGTTCGTGGACGAAAATTTTTCTCCCGGAGATTATTGCAGGGCCGTGAAGGAAATAACGAACGAGAGGATTTATTCATATATAGGACAAATCCGCAGGTGA
- a CDS encoding radical SAM/SPASM domain-containing protein has translation MKPSIFNTFLPLSGGDYLLFNTLSGTIVTVDEEMKSILENEAGESGNIDENSLENLRELGVVTGEDTDERAFFEYKFQEKKFSTRDVQVSVLLTYACNLSCSYCYEGRGEVISKSMDKETSEKVIKCIMNTVDDSGCRNLGLTLYGGEPLLNYRQGLEILEKLSLYCKERDVRFKAALISNGTLIDRRIAGLFSPYLNAVQLTLDGPRWYHDKKRVRKDLTGTYDRIMESVSILKESGIPVFLRVQISKDNLGLLEELFEELKSRGFGSDPLIKPYVFPLMNIGEAGCLPGSECIPDNDYAEILPEVWEKAAGYGLSLVSKPVPTYIQPFCSFFNNYSYIIDPYGDIYKCVSLVGKKEHKAAYIDDGGRIAGQTYEMIEFMSRNPARIEKCRDCPYLPTCSGGCAFKAYSGNESFQSGDCSLHKSLEERKILAYLKYSQPGFPGDGDE, from the coding sequence ATGAAGCCGTCGATTTTCAATACCTTTCTGCCCCTTTCCGGGGGTGATTACCTGCTCTTCAACACTCTCTCCGGTACGATAGTAACGGTTGATGAAGAGATGAAGAGCATCCTTGAAAACGAAGCAGGTGAATCAGGGAATATCGACGAAAATTCGCTTGAAAATCTCCGGGAGCTCGGAGTCGTTACAGGAGAGGATACCGATGAGCGGGCTTTTTTCGAATATAAATTCCAGGAGAAGAAGTTTTCAACAAGGGATGTCCAGGTAAGCGTTCTTCTTACATATGCCTGCAATCTCTCATGCTCCTACTGCTACGAGGGACGAGGAGAGGTTATCTCAAAGAGCATGGACAAAGAAACCTCGGAAAAAGTCATAAAATGCATAATGAACACGGTCGATGATTCCGGATGCAGGAACCTCGGACTGACGCTTTACGGCGGCGAACCGCTTCTCAACTACAGGCAGGGTCTTGAGATACTGGAAAAGCTGTCTCTGTACTGCAAAGAGAGGGATGTACGGTTTAAGGCAGCGCTGATCTCGAACGGCACTCTTATCGACCGCAGGATTGCGGGCCTCTTCTCCCCGTACCTTAATGCGGTCCAGCTGACTCTCGACGGCCCGCGATGGTACCACGACAAAAAAAGGGTCCGCAAAGACCTAACCGGCACCTATGACAGGATCATGGAGTCGGTATCGATCCTGAAGGAGTCCGGCATTCCGGTGTTCCTGAGGGTACAGATCTCAAAGGACAATCTCGGGCTGCTTGAAGAACTTTTTGAAGAGCTTAAATCACGCGGTTTCGGCAGCGATCCGCTTATAAAACCGTACGTGTTCCCCCTGATGAACATCGGAGAGGCGGGATGCCTGCCGGGGTCGGAGTGCATCCCGGACAACGATTACGCAGAGATCCTGCCGGAAGTCTGGGAGAAGGCAGCCGGGTACGGGCTCAGCCTCGTCTCAAAGCCTGTCCCGACGTATATACAGCCGTTTTGCAGTTTCTTCAACAACTACTCGTACATTATCGACCCTTACGGGGACATATACAAATGCGTCTCGCTTGTCGGTAAGAAAGAGCATAAGGCGGCATACATAGACGACGGGGGAAGGATCGCAGGACAAACCTACGAAATGATCGAATTCATGTCACGCAACCCGGCCAGGATTGAAAAATGCAGGGACTGCCCGTACCTCCCGACCTGTAGCGGGGGCTGTGCGTTTAAGGCGTACTCGGGTAACGAGAGCTTCCAGAGCGGGGACTGTTCTCTTCACAAATCTCTCGAAGAGAGAAAAATCCTCGCCTATCTCAAATATTCACAACCGGGATTTCCGGGAGATGGTGACGAATGA
- a CDS encoding radical SAM/SPASM domain-containing protein has product MIIRPERMMKSSVYNLVVPGENGNSLLFNTLTKSFLVVDKELRTGLEENSFGGMDPGMISGLHELGIIVDDEADESKVYALKHNLHKYSTDTSSFLIFPTHSCNLRCPYCYETVMDIPKSKSMDRETIARTKAFIKGMTLQNRSSRVVLGFYGGEPLLRSDICLDIMEDIFNWAGERGISYFCVLTTNGTLLSPSVSKRMHPFLSSVHFTLDGPAEKHNAKRFYMDNSGTYYDVLDAVSRAKDKKIIITVRINLDDDASEEDVSEILADLEERGFKDRPGFFIYFAHVTAPNTCFNEYHDDSRETEITDMIEKTTRYWGLANSLGWGGSLTNRSGEEHGYISGSPVPCEYIRNGCYVVDPLADIYLCPAYCGMKEYSAGAIDENGMPEWNSSYFRTIENNPVSSVRCKKCNILPVCNGGCPFEFLRGDEEAMENYCRYMKKKIEKKIVSHFRYHYPEKYREVFS; this is encoded by the coding sequence ATGATTATCCGGCCGGAGAGAATGATGAAATCTTCGGTTTATAATCTTGTAGTTCCCGGAGAAAACGGGAATTCCCTTCTCTTCAATACACTGACGAAATCATTTCTGGTAGTCGATAAGGAGCTGCGAACGGGGCTTGAAGAAAATTCATTCGGCGGCATGGACCCCGGCATGATCTCCGGTCTTCATGAACTCGGGATCATCGTAGATGACGAGGCCGACGAAAGCAAAGTCTACGCCCTGAAGCACAATTTGCACAAGTATTCGACCGACACCTCAAGTTTTTTGATCTTTCCTACCCATTCCTGCAATCTCAGGTGCCCTTACTGCTATGAAACTGTAATGGATATCCCAAAGAGCAAATCGATGGACCGTGAGACCATCGCACGGACGAAGGCTTTCATTAAAGGGATGACACTTCAAAACCGGAGCAGCAGGGTTGTGCTGGGATTTTACGGCGGCGAACCCCTGCTAAGATCCGACATCTGCCTTGATATCATGGAGGATATCTTCAACTGGGCCGGAGAAAGAGGGATCTCATACTTCTGTGTCCTCACGACAAACGGCACCCTGCTCAGCCCGTCGGTGTCCAAGAGAATGCACCCTTTTCTTTCATCGGTTCATTTCACTCTGGATGGTCCTGCCGAAAAACACAACGCCAAACGCTTCTACATGGACAATTCGGGAACCTATTACGATGTTCTTGATGCAGTTTCCAGGGCAAAGGATAAAAAAATAATCATAACAGTCAGGATCAATCTCGATGACGACGCTTCAGAGGAAGACGTATCTGAAATCCTGGCCGATCTTGAAGAGAGGGGCTTTAAGGACAGACCCGGTTTCTTCATATATTTTGCACACGTGACGGCTCCGAATACCTGTTTCAACGAATATCACGACGATTCCCGGGAGACGGAGATCACGGACATGATTGAAAAGACCACCAGATACTGGGGACTGGCGAACAGCCTGGGGTGGGGAGGATCGCTGACTAACAGGTCCGGGGAGGAACACGGCTATATCTCCGGCAGCCCGGTTCCCTGCGAATATATCCGCAATGGCTGTTATGTCGTCGATCCTCTTGCAGATATCTATCTATGTCCAGCCTATTGCGGAATGAAGGAGTATTCGGCCGGGGCGATAGATGAAAACGGCATGCCCGAATGGAACAGCTCATACTTCAGGACCATCGAGAACAACCCTGTATCATCCGTCCGCTGCAAAAAATGCAATATCCTTCCCGTATGCAACGGCGGCTGCCCGTTTGAATTCCTCAGGGGTGATGAGGAGGCCATGGAGAATTATTGCAGGTATATGAAAAAGAAGATAGAGAAGAAGATAGTCTCCCATTTCAGGTATCACTATCCTGAAAAATACAGGGAGGTTTTTTCATGA
- a CDS encoding radical SAM/SPASM domain-containing protein, translated as MNLQETGKKSMKRSRYNHILPLAEKDTNILYNMLTGSIMQVDDELRDIIDNGKFESIGEEEIQKVLADNGIIIPGNTDESELFCSRYDDEKQNPDYYLFVVLPTFACNLSCPYCYEGSGEILTKTMDTATLKSTIDFIKKTLAEGNPGKVVFKLYGGEPLLAIDICTGLLDEIIPWCRVQGIQADVILQTNGTVIDEKVMKELVPEITAVEVTLDGSREKHNTIRRYKDGSGSYDDIIRNLILLLDSGVKVVLRINADTPAGFTRVLDEMDEFGLKKYQDLLFYTAFISNYSLSEFLTDNGLCSRDAEKSLELKMVFDSIVRGKGWQNHYQPYSPLGKQKAVSCNFEKKGRFVIDPSGDLYKCLFCAGMKEFRVGTIGEDGEELDTAYYDLEKRNPRDFAECRECRYLPACGGGCPVRALINNGTYQSGYCGTIPKFMDQRILVHLQGKHHDYPAGENDEIFGL; from the coding sequence ATGAATCTGCAGGAAACCGGGAAGAAAAGCATGAAAAGATCCAGGTATAATCACATACTCCCGCTTGCGGAGAAGGATACCAACATCCTGTACAATATGCTGACCGGATCGATCATGCAGGTAGATGACGAGCTGAGGGATATCATCGATAATGGAAAATTCGAGAGCATCGGTGAAGAAGAAATTCAGAAAGTCCTGGCCGACAACGGCATAATCATTCCCGGCAATACCGATGAAAGCGAACTTTTTTGTTCAAGATACGATGATGAAAAACAAAATCCCGATTATTATCTCTTCGTCGTCCTTCCTACCTTTGCATGCAACCTTTCATGCCCGTACTGCTACGAGGGATCGGGTGAGATCCTGACAAAGACCATGGATACGGCGACACTTAAAAGCACCATCGACTTTATAAAAAAGACACTGGCTGAAGGAAATCCCGGCAAGGTAGTTTTCAAACTCTACGGTGGCGAGCCGCTGCTTGCCATCGACATCTGCACCGGGCTCCTCGACGAAATCATTCCCTGGTGCAGAGTGCAGGGAATACAGGCCGATGTCATTCTCCAGACAAACGGGACCGTTATCGATGAAAAGGTTATGAAAGAGCTTGTCCCTGAAATAACCGCCGTAGAGGTGACACTCGACGGGTCCCGTGAAAAGCACAACACGATAAGGCGCTACAAGGACGGGAGCGGATCATACGATGACATTATCAGAAACCTCATCCTCCTGCTCGATTCAGGAGTAAAAGTAGTTCTGAGAATAAATGCAGATACCCCCGCCGGGTTTACACGGGTACTGGATGAAATGGATGAATTCGGATTGAAAAAATACCAGGATCTTTTATTTTATACGGCATTTATATCGAACTACAGTCTTTCCGAATTTTTAACAGACAACGGATTATGCAGCCGCGATGCAGAAAAGAGCCTGGAACTGAAGATGGTATTCGACTCAATTGTACGCGGGAAAGGCTGGCAGAACCATTACCAGCCTTACTCACCGCTGGGAAAGCAAAAGGCGGTGTCCTGCAACTTCGAGAAGAAGGGCCGGTTCGTTATCGATCCATCGGGAGACCTTTATAAGTGCCTTTTCTGCGCAGGAATGAAGGAATTCAGGGTCGGGACGATCGGAGAGGACGGGGAGGAACTGGACACTGCCTATTATGATCTTGAAAAACGTAATCCACGTGATTTTGCAGAGTGCAGGGAATGCAGATACCTTCCTGCATGCGGGGGCGGATGCCCGGTAAGGGCGCTGATCAATAACGGCACGTATCAGTCCGGGTACTGCGGCACGATTCCCAAGTTCATGGACCAAAGGATACTTGTTCACCTGCAGGGAAAGCACCATGATTATCCGGCCGGAGAGAATGATGAAATCTTCGGTTTATAA
- a CDS encoding radical SAM/SPASM domain-containing protein produces MKNSIYNIFIPAGEDEFVCFNSLSGSSALVDGEVRKMIEDPGEATAGPGDEIRGRMMKLGILVGDTVDERKIFDYKFSLDRYSAKISSFIIYPTYGCNLACPYCYETGLKLPKKRMDEATVEKTIEFIRHTTVSNNSRMIILGFFGGEPLLETETCRTIAEEIFEWAKERSIEYYGTLTTNGTLIDDKTVLDLFPYISSLQVTLDGAEDFHNSKRFYSGGRGTYQDIMTNVGRLKDWDGHISFRVHIFSDLNDVKVLLEDLKRRGFDKNPKFHIYFALAAPSDACLHFIDDEEMVRGSEKASVLLPGARRLAAACGFSTEITDDTISGEYLHSCCGYIKKGVYMIDPHGDIYMCPVFTGDKQYSIGSVHAGSFDERTPFYYKILTKSPLTVAECRDCEYLPLCGGGCPMERYMRDSVPGSVYCGLNKELIGKKIEEHFSRKISARGDD; encoded by the coding sequence ATGAAAAATTCCATCTATAACATCTTTATTCCTGCCGGAGAGGATGAATTTGTATGCTTCAATTCACTCTCGGGCTCCTCGGCACTCGTGGACGGGGAGGTCAGAAAAATGATCGAAGATCCCGGCGAAGCCACGGCCGGACCTGGCGATGAGATCCGCGGCAGGATGATGAAACTTGGAATTCTTGTCGGGGATACTGTCGACGAAAGAAAGATATTCGATTACAAATTTTCACTTGACAGGTATTCTGCAAAAATATCGAGTTTCATAATATACCCGACGTACGGGTGCAACCTGGCCTGTCCTTACTGTTACGAGACCGGACTGAAACTTCCGAAAAAACGGATGGACGAAGCGACGGTGGAGAAAACGATAGAGTTCATCAGGCATACGACGGTTTCGAACAACAGCAGGATGATTATTCTTGGTTTTTTCGGGGGAGAACCGCTCCTCGAGACTGAGACATGCAGAACCATAGCAGAAGAGATCTTCGAATGGGCGAAGGAGAGATCGATTGAATATTACGGGACGCTGACTACAAACGGAACACTGATCGACGATAAGACGGTGCTTGACCTCTTCCCGTATATATCATCCCTGCAGGTAACGCTTGACGGTGCGGAAGATTTTCATAATTCCAAAAGGTTTTATTCGGGGGGGAGAGGCACATACCAGGACATCATGACCAATGTCGGGCGTTTAAAGGATTGGGACGGTCATATTTCCTTCCGCGTACACATTTTCAGCGATCTCAACGACGTGAAGGTGCTGCTTGAAGATCTCAAAAGGAGAGGATTCGATAAAAATCCCAAATTTCATATCTATTTCGCACTTGCAGCACCATCAGATGCCTGTCTTCATTTTATAGACGACGAAGAAATGGTCCGGGGCTCCGAAAAGGCTTCGGTTCTGCTGCCAGGGGCCAGGCGTCTTGCAGCCGCCTGCGGTTTTTCGACTGAGATTACGGATGACACCATCTCAGGCGAATATCTCCACAGCTGCTGCGGATATATAAAAAAAGGTGTCTACATGATAGATCCCCACGGTGATATCTACATGTGCCCTGTTTTCACAGGCGACAAACAATATTCCATAGGGTCGGTTCACGCCGGCAGTTTTGATGAAAGAACACCGTTTTATTACAAGATTCTCACGAAAAGTCCCCTGACCGTTGCAGAATGCAGGGATTGCGAGTATCTTCCCCTCTGCGGCGGAGGGTGCCCGATGGAACGCTACATGAGGGATTCCGTTCCGGGCTCAGTCTACTGCGGCCTGAACAAAGAGCTGATCGGAAAAAAGATCGAAGAGCACTTCAGCCGGAAAATTTCAGCCCGCGGGGATGATTAA
- a CDS encoding radical SAM/SPASM domain-containing protein, whose protein sequence is MKNSAYNLILPLETENDEYIIFNTLSNSLLLADGELAGAIEDRRYDLLDENTVSAMKAGGIFIEDETDEKMIFSKKYREILDSSEELRFVIITTYKCNLACSYCYEGRGTVVSEDMSPEIRDKAIEAIKKRALPTDCKSLKIMLFGGEPLMNPDTGLVIMKELSRWCGENGLKYEGSMVTNGTLATRDLVDKFRPYISTVQLTLDGPKEYHDGIRVFKNGSGTYGKVMDAIKAFRSAGIFVALRIQVNENNVGLLDTLKEELDRNGIAADKGIRQFPSLIKKYSEFCNMDCELLEDCDPAVLSKILEFEKNMKPSARFVPCHIYANMFVIDPAGDVYKCITEVAQKENVLGTVKNGRLELSGKYSDFMSRDPLGFPECAQCSYLPVCGGGCPYMARKTNGTCHSSFCGMTKEVVEQKLTGYMEGRR, encoded by the coding sequence ATGAAAAACTCGGCCTACAATCTCATCCTTCCACTGGAAACGGAAAACGACGAATATATTATTTTCAATACGCTCTCAAACTCGCTTCTGCTTGCAGACGGCGAACTTGCTGGCGCAATAGAGGATCGCCGGTACGATCTTCTCGATGAAAATACCGTCTCGGCCATGAAGGCAGGCGGGATATTTATCGAAGACGAAACGGACGAAAAGATGATCTTCTCGAAAAAGTACAGGGAGATCCTGGACTCATCGGAAGAACTCAGGTTCGTAATTATAACGACATACAAATGCAACCTGGCCTGCTCCTACTGCTACGAGGGACGGGGAACGGTAGTTTCGGAGGATATGAGCCCTGAAATAAGGGACAAGGCTATAGAGGCGATAAAAAAGAGGGCGCTCCCGACAGACTGCAAAAGCCTGAAGATAATGCTTTTCGGCGGCGAGCCGCTCATGAATCCCGATACCGGTTTGGTAATCATGAAAGAACTTTCGCGATGGTGCGGGGAGAACGGCCTGAAGTACGAAGGGTCGATGGTTACCAACGGAACTCTTGCCACCCGGGATCTTGTGGACAAATTCAGGCCCTATATCAGTACAGTTCAGCTGACACTCGACGGCCCGAAAGAATATCATGACGGCATAAGGGTGTTTAAGAACGGTTCGGGCACCTACGGCAAAGTCATGGATGCCATAAAGGCGTTCAGGTCCGCCGGGATCTTCGTTGCACTCAGGATCCAGGTCAATGAAAACAATGTCGGCCTTCTCGACACACTAAAAGAAGAACTGGACAGGAACGGGATAGCGGCGGATAAGGGGATCAGGCAGTTTCCGTCACTTATAAAAAAATATTCCGAGTTCTGCAACATGGACTGCGAACTCTTGGAAGACTGCGACCCGGCAGTCCTCTCAAAGATATTGGAATTCGAAAAAAATATGAAGCCTTCGGCACGGTTCGTTCCGTGCCATATTTATGCGAACATGTTCGTCATCGATCCCGCCGGGGACGTGTACAAGTGCATCACCGAAGTCGCACAAAAGGAAAATGTATTGGGAACGGTAAAAAACGGCCGCCTTGAATTATCCGGCAAATATTCCGATTTCATGTCAAGAGACCCGCTCGGGTTCCCGGAGTGTGCACAATGCAGTTATCTTCCGGTCTGCGGAGGCGGATGCCCGTATATGGCAAGGAAGACGAACGGCACCTGCCACTCGTCCTTCTGCGGCATGACAAAGGAAGTGGTCGAACAGAAATTAACCGGCTATATGGAGGGAAGAAGATGA